Part of the Fibrobacter sp. genome is shown below.
GCTAATTCACAGAATTTCGAAGACTTTTTCGAGAATAAGACTCTGCGTCTTGACTATCTTTTTAACGGTAATGCCAATTCTCAAAACATCAGCCTTGATGAATTGGTGTCTTATCCTGAATGGGCGGGCAGGCGCCACTCGCTGGGTAAGCTTCCGGTGGAAGGAAACGGACAGATAACCGTAAAGGATAAAAAAACGGGGACAATTATATATCGTACTTCTTTTTCAAGCCTGTTCCAGGAATGGGTGACCGAAGAAGAGGCTAAACACGTAACCCGTGGATTCGAAAACTCGTACTTAATACCTTTCCCTAAAGAAGATGCAATAGTTACTATAGAACTGAAAGATAAGTATCATAAAACATCGGCAAGCCTAACGCATGAGGTAAGTCCTAAAGATATTCTGATTCATCAGCGTGGAACGAAAGATATCACTCCGCATAAATATCTGCTGAAAAGCGGGTCGTTAGACAAATGTATAGACGTAGCTATCATGGCAGAGGGTTATACAGAAGCCGAAATGGACTTATTCTACAAAGACGCTCAGGCTACTTGCGACGCATTGTTCTCGCACGAACCGTTCAAACGACTGAAAGATAGATTCAACATAGTGGCAGTAGCTTGTCCGTCGAA
Proteins encoded:
- a CDS encoding IgA Peptidase M64, with the protein product MATCGVIPANSQNFEDFFENKTLRLDYLFNGNANSQNISLDELVSYPEWAGRRHSLGKLPVEGNGQITVKDKKTGTIIYRTSFSSLFQEWVTEEEAKHVTRGFENSYLIPFPKEDAIVTIELKDKYHKTSASLTHEVSPKDILIHQRGTKDITPHKYLLKSGSLDKCIDVAIMAEGYTEAEMDLFYKDAQATCDALFSHEPFKRLKDRFNIVAVACPSKDSGVSIPRNNEWKTTAVSSHFDTFYSDRYLTTRSVKAIHNWLAGIPYEHIIILANTDTYGGGGIYNSYTLTTAHHTMFKPVVVHEFGHSFGGLADEYAYDEAPSSQYPYEIEPWEQNITTLVHFEDKWKDMVQKGTPIPTKPETDPKKIYNKVGAYEGGGYTLKGIYRPTTDCRMKTNDGPQFCPVCQRALERMIYFYTE